The DNA region TCTCCGCATCACCGCCGACAGTATCCGTATGCCCTTCGATTGACACCTTATTTATGGAATACTGTTTTAATAATGCAGCAACGCCATCCATTGCGGGATACGCGTACGGGCTGAGATCCGCGCGCCCTTTCCCAAACAATATTTCTGATGATAGGTCAACCACTAATCCGCGTTTATCCTGCCGGACATTCGCGTCTTTAATCTCAACCTTTGCCGGTGCAGGTTTCCCAATTGTCAAAAGGTCCTGTACAACATTTTCATTCCCCGCGGTATCGATAGCAACAAATTTCACGGCATAGCGTTCCTGCGGAACAGTCTTTCCATAAATATCGTCAGTACCGTCCCACTTATATACCGCCGGTAACGTATCCGTTGACTTATACACCTTAACCGGTTTATTCACAGAATTAAATATTGATAACGACCATTCGCTTACACGGCGCGAATTATTAACGCGGAGTTCAAAATTAACAAAATCATTAACCCCATCCCCATCCGGCGTAATTGTATTGGTTGACATTATTAGTTCCATCCCCAGCGGCGGCACTGCGATAGTAACATTTTCCTGTTTCACAATAACATTCCCTGCCATATCCATAGCGGTTACTGTCACAGCGTATGCAGCATTGGGTAATGCCTTCTTATCTGCACTCTTACCATCCCACTGGAACGCCTTACCATTAAGCGACCCTGTGGAAGTATAAGTCATCAACTGTGTATTTATGGTATCAACAATACTGAACGTTGATTGTATAACAGTATTTAAATCCCAGAGTTTAAGTTTAATATCCACTATTTCATTAACGCCATCGCCATCCGGCGTAAACACCGGGGTGGAAAGAATAATCTCAACAACCGGCGGGGTTATATCCACATAAATATCCGTAGGCGGCGAAACAACTGGCCTTTTCTTTTTGTTCAATACTGTAATCACTGCACTGTACTTCCCTTGCGGTAAGACATTACCCGCTTCATCTTTTATACTCCAGGGAATATCAAGCGGTACGTTGGATTCACCGGAAAACTTTTTCACTACCGCACCTGTTGAACTCTTTATCTCCAAATTCCAACCCTTCACCTCATCAATCTCATAGACAAACGGTTTCATAACAACATCGTCGAGCATACCATCACCGTTGGGTGAGATGAATATATTGTCAAAAGTAACCCCGAGCTTGGTATTATACTTACGTTCTTCCGGCGGCGGTTTAAACTTGTATCCCAGAGATATCAAATGTGACTGCCCAACCCGCGCGAACGGTATATACGCGTAATCAATATATACCCCGCCGAGGTTTAACCCCACCCCTGCGCGCCATGCGGATAACTGGTCTAATTGCATATCATACTTAGAATACTTATACCCCACACGTAACGCCAGAGCGTCCCCGCCGATATGCTCAATCCCAGCGTAATAATCAATATCCCCATCCACAGGTTTTACAGCTTCAATCCCGATATTAAAAACAGAATACGATTCTGCGAAGACAAGCCTGAAATTAACCGCCCCGCGGATAATCTGCGGGATAGTTATCTGCTCACTGATATACTTAACCGGCGAGCCCATGTTTTGTACTGCCAAACCGATACTCATCCCGTCACGTATAGTATTCAATATCAACCCAGCGTCGGTAAGTGTAGTATTAACCGAATACTTTCCGATCGCGCTTTGCACATTACGCACATTGAACCCGACCTTACACCATTTTGCGAGCTTAAACCCCGCACCGAGGGTAAGCAATGAATCACGCAGGGTAAACTTTGCCCCTGCGGTTTCATTAACAATTTCTGTCATCTCAGGCGAGGTCCAGTACGCGTAGTTTATACCCACAGCCCCGAACCCAAACCTCTGAGCATATGCTGCGTACTGATAAGTAATCCCCGCAACCCATTGGGAATACATCAGCTGCAGGTCAGTTTGCTTTACGCGCCCCAACCCTGCAGGGTTGAACATCAGAGCATTAGAATCATCGGATAACGCGCTAAACGCCCCGGCTAACCCCGCGGGCCTTGCACCGAACGGCATTAATAGAAACGCCGGCCCGGCATACCCCGTATTTTTGTAAATCTCAGGTGCTGCCGCACCTGCCGAAGTAACCGTTATTACCGCAAAGAAAACCGCTGAGATTAACGCTATAACATTTTTTTTCATATCAATACACCACCGCTAGAGTAACATTTTTCTGTAGCTTATCACCAGCAGTAATATTAACGATATACAACCCAGGCGCGACTAACACACCTCCGAGGTTATACCCATCCCATTCCGCTGTGTTATACGCATCTTTCTCAACATACTCATCTGCCAGGACTTTGACCACACGTCCGTCCATTGTGTATAACACAACCTTAACCTTCACCGCTAGTGAATCAGTTACGACATACCGTATCTTAGTAGTCTGCCCGAGCTTGGGGTTAAACGGATTATTCCCCGCAACATTGATATCCATTTTTTCGTTCTCATCAAACTTCATCGCCTGCCCAACGGTAACAAACTTAGCGGTATCCGACCATTCACCCCAACTACCTATGGAGTCCATACATCTAACACGCCAGTAGTATGTTGTATCTGCTGCCAACACCGCTGTGCTATCAAACTTAATAGCTGATGTGGCAACAACCACTGTTGCCGGTGCCCATGTTTCCGCACCGTTTGACCAGTCACTATCAGTCCCGATTTGTATATCAGCAGCGCGCACTTCATCAGAATTTATGTCGTTATAGTACCAGGTAAAGTTCGGGACATGGCTTGACACTACGACATTAACATTCCCAGCTTTCCCATCGGTTACAAGATTAGCCGGCTTTTCCGGCGGGGTATTAACACTGATTGTCCCGTCGTAATTAAACTTAATATCAAAAAAGTAATCAACAACATTATCCTTAGTTTCCTCCCAAGTACCCGCAGTAGCATTACCATAAACCTGATTATCTTTGTCCGCAGTAACAGCATCACTATCTTTTACGGAAATACAGTCAAGGATATCTGACTCCCCGAGTGAACCATACATTGCGGGTAAACCCGGTGAACCGGTCTCAACTGCGGAATGCGGGAATACTGATACTGAAAACCTTACGCGGTTACCCAGAACACGGCTGCGGATATCAGACGAACTTGAAAGCGTGGTCACCATTGGTACTTCCGCTTCAATAAAAAACGGCCCCGAGGAACCTGTGTAGGTAGACGCGAAATGGTTATACGCGTTATAGAACGACTGCTGCTGGTAGCTTGAATTAAAAATAGTATTATAATTATCCACCTGTGAAACACTAGCATCGGAGGACGGTGTGGATTGATAGATCAGGCATAAAAGTTCCCATGCTGCACGGGAATTAATTTTATTAGCGTTAGCATTCGCCGGCCAGTTCAGTAGGTCAGCTTTGCCTTCAGACACGCGATAATCAATTGCAACCTGGATATAAGGATACACATACCCGGTTGCGCTATAAGATAATTCACGGAATTGAAAATAAAAAAATAAACTTGACGCACTGGCAGTTACCCTCACCTGAGTGAGGTCAGTTGACGCGTTATACGCTGTGGTACCGCAATACACACTATTCCGCCGTTCATCATACGTTTTATCCGTCCAGATCCATTCGTTATCATAAACAACAGCGGTATTCGGGGTAAGCGTTACTGTTCCCGGGATGACCGCCCATTCACTCGCGCCGGTAGTATCACCGTCGATATAAATAGTTTTTGCAGCAACGTTGGCAATACACAACAATGCAACTGCCGCAAGCATAACAACTTTCAGGACAACACATTTTTTCATAAATTTACCACCGTTACCCCGTTTGGCGGAAGGGGTGGGATTTGAACCCACGGTCCAACAATGTCAGACATTGGTTTTCGAGACCAACCCCTTAAGCCGCTCGGGCACCCTTCCCAACACTTCCTTTAATTTTAAACTATATAATAAATATATACAAACTTTTTGTTAGATAGTCAATCATGGAAGAGTACTCAACGCTTTTCTTGAAAGAATTTTTTTAATATTCCCGCGCATTGTGGCTGCAAAACATTTTGTATCACACCAATTTTGTGATTAAGCTTCGCATGGCAGGTAATGTTTAATACGGACCCGCACGCACCGGCCTTGGGATCGGATGTGCCGTAGACAACACTTTTCACTCTAGCATGCACAAGCATACCGGCACACATTGCACAGGGTTCAAGGGTGACATACACTATTGCATTGTTAAGACGGTAATTCCCAACTTTTTTTGCAGCCTTACGCACAGCTATAACTTCAGCATGCGCTGTAGGATCATTATCCGTGATTGTACGGTTAAACCCCCGGGCAACTATTTTCCCGTTAATAACCACTACCGCACCGACCGGTACTTCACCGCATTTTTTTGCGAGATTTGCCTGTATCAGAGCAACAGCCATAAACTTTTTGTGTTTCATATACGGTTTGTATTTTTGTGTTTATGCATAAGAACACACGCGCCCGCCCAGAGTCGAACTGGGAACCCGCCGGTTCGTAGCCGGTTACTCTATCCAATTGAGCTACGGGCGCAGTATCTTCTTTTTTTTGTTTACGCAGTTTTTTATTAAATTAATACGTAAACTGGAACTTCATCCCAGCAAAATGCGTAGTGTAATTATACAATACGGACCTCTCCTGTTGAACATTAGACGAGTTCTGCTGGTATACATAATAGAAGAACCACTGGCTCGCAGGGTTCCACCGGACCATATACCCCAACGTTGCCTGAAGGATATTCGTGTACTGTTTATCAGTCAACACAAGATTACCTTTAGCATCCTTCGGAGGCCGCGTAGTATATTGTTTCATCACATAATCCGGGGAGAGAGAAATTTCATTATTCGGCGTGATTTTCCATTTAATCCCCATCCCCACGGAGTACTGGTTATAATCATTCCCGTTAGCAATAACTACCGGCGGCTGCGGCGTACTACCCGGGCCTGATGTTGACGGGAGATGTACGTAAGTACCGTTAGACGTCTTAAATTTCATATCCACCGAAGGCGTGAACTCAAAATATTCACCCGCAGCAATCTGAGAAAACACATTCAACGACACCTGATTATCCACCTGCTTAGTCGCGGTTTCCACTCCGGTGGTGACATCCGTAATCGTTTTTTTCTTATACGCCTGGTTATCATAGTTTAACGTCACCTTAACCGGCGCATATTCTACGATAGCACCTAGCTGCATATATGCCTGATCCTGCATACCCTCAAGGCTTTCCGTAACGGTAGTAGTAGTTTTCTTGAGTTCAATATAATTCGGGAACGTCATATCTCCCATCTGGAATACAGGAACAACTTTTACCCCAAAATATTTTGACTCCACCCGCAGGTCAACCCCGGGCCGTGTAAAATTAAACGTCCCATCTTCCCAAGGTTCATTTGTACCCGCTCGATAGTATTCTGTCAAATAGTTATACTTAGCTTTTACCGATAACTCATCGTTTATCTTAAACTGATACTGCGCGAACAGGAAATGATCCATTGCTTTCTCCTGGAAATCCTTACCCTCCTGTTTTTTCACGCCCGGCCCTGTATACTTAAGCTGATAAAAGAACAATAATGTATGGCTGTTGAATAACCGCATGATAAGCCCAAGGTCGTTAGTCAGACTGTTATTAATAATAACCGACCCAGGCCCTTTTGCCACGTAATACGACCCTTCCGCAAAGGATAGTGAGTAATACGGCATCATAACAAACGGCTTAGTTGGCGCCTCTGCTGCTTTCTCAACCTTTTCAGTTGCCTGTTCCGGTACCTGCGTTTTTGCTGACTGCTGTTCTTCGGCAAGCGCGTTTATCGCGAAACACAGGGTTAACGATAGTCCTAAGACAAAAACTTTTTTCATTCTATTAGTTTCCCTCATTTTCATAATATTCACCGCCTATCCCTTAAAATTTTATTCGTATATTCCAATAGGGATATACGACAATAAAACCTTCGGGATATATAGCCAACCCGATTTCGCTCCACGTGTAACATAACGATATCTTTGAGAATATACGTTTTGTATTAAACGAATAACCTAACTGCGTATAAATTGACTTTTTTGCATTACTCTGGAACTCAAGGCCGGTATACCAATAATAATCGGTATCAATCATATCTAACCCTGTAAACTGTGTCCCGCTCATATCTACGGGTTTCGCGAGTTTAACGGACATCTGCGCCTGTGAAGCCTTAATCCCGGTGAATAACCGTGTTTGTTTCTTCAACTTTTTAGCGATAACCGCGCCATACCCATACCCGCTTATTGACGCAGAGGCAGTATCTGCCGGTACAGCCGACAATACCGGTAATGCCCAGTAATTAAAATACAACCCGCACTGCGGGATATACTGGCTTTCCGGCCATACTTTAGCGTTAATTGCGATCCCCGTCGCGGTGAACGGCAGCATTAACGGTACGAGGTTAGTTTTAACAACTACCCACTTATTTTCTTTTACAGGCACCGTATCGTCCATAGTGTTCTGGAATTCCATGAACAGCGACGCAGGTGACTGCACTAGCCGTAACCCAAAATCAATACCCCACTGTGTA from Elusimicrobiota bacterium includes:
- a CDS encoding PorV/PorQ family protein; translation: MKKNVIALISAVFFAVITVTSAGAAAPEIYKNTGYAGPAFLLMPFGARPAGLAGAFSALSDDSNALMFNPAGLGRVKQTDLQLMYSQWVAGITYQYAAYAQRFGFGAVGINYAYWTSPEMTEIVNETAGAKFTLRDSLLTLGAGFKLAKWCKVGFNVRNVQSAIGKYSVNTTLTDAGLILNTIRDGMSIGLAVQNMGSPVKYISEQITIPQIIRGAVNFRLVFAESYSVFNIGIEAVKPVDGDIDYYAGIEHIGGDALALRVGYKYSKYDMQLDQLSAWRAGVGLNLGGVYIDYAYIPFARVGQSHLISLGYKFKPPPEERKYNTKLGVTFDNIFISPNGDGMLDDVVMKPFVYEIDEVKGWNLEIKSSTGAVVKKFSGESNVPLDIPWSIKDEAGNVLPQGKYSAVITVLNKKKRPVVSPPTDIYVDITPPVVEIILSTPVFTPDGDGVNEIVDIKLKLWDLNTVIQSTFSIVDTINTQLMTYTSTGSLNGKAFQWDGKSADKKALPNAAYAVTVTAMDMAGNVIVKQENVTIAVPPLGMELIMSTNTITPDGDGVNDFVNFELRVNNSRRVSEWSLSIFNSVNKPVKVYKSTDTLPAVYKWDGTDDIYGKTVPQERYAVKFVAIDTAGNENVVQDLLTIGKPAPAKVEIKDANVRQDKRGLVVDLSSEILFGKGRADLSPYAYPAMDGVAALLKQYSINKVSIEGHTDTVGGDAE
- the tadA gene encoding tRNA adenosine(34) deaminase TadA, whose protein sequence is MKHKKFMAVALIQANLAKKCGEVPVGAVVVINGKIVARGFNRTITDNDPTAHAEVIAVRKAAKKVGNYRLNNAIVYVTLEPCAMCAGMLVHARVKSVVYGTSDPKAGACGSVLNITCHAKLNHKIGVIQNVLQPQCAGILKKFFQEKR